The Vibrio mangrovi genome includes a region encoding these proteins:
- a CDS encoding DOPA 4,5-dioxygenase family protein — MKNPPRPQNRHAAYHAHVYFDSSTLGFATELCHTAGEKFSLKVGRVHQRLVGPHTKWSCQIRFGHADFDHLIPWLDKHRGDLSVLIHADTGNDLEDHTKYAYWLGDAVELNLSVLH; from the coding sequence ATGAAAAATCCACCAAGACCTCAAAACAGACATGCCGCATATCATGCGCATGTCTATTTCGATAGCAGTACCTTAGGGTTTGCGACTGAGTTGTGTCATACCGCCGGTGAAAAGTTTTCTCTGAAAGTCGGCCGGGTTCATCAACGGCTCGTTGGTCCTCATACGAAATGGAGCTGCCAGATTCGTTTCGGCCATGCTGATTTCGACCATCTGATTCCCTGGCTAGACAAGCATCGGGGAGATTTAAGTGTCCTGATTCATGCAGATACGGGGAATGATCTGGAAGATCACACCAAATATGCCTACTGGCTGGGTGATGCAGTTGAGCTGAATCTGAGTGTACTTCACTAA
- a CDS encoding helix-turn-helix transcriptional regulator: MLDQKNKNIVIASDQEIAHLDEMLRNIDSDIAMGMSYVKRIQGITFNELKKRFGGLSGETLKKYMQQSYSSMRPIHFVAAYSWVTMVPPTSFYYGLKVKEQFRGMDDNAIKVLMCIGRLSSKQFNTILDMIETLLDNDSRQGFSIFKRNTQSKFYSKDKYDQLFPPSVLDLRAFAIDYYRSVAITIKRFRIENNITSYTMAKVLGLSKYQYSVLEDQNKTTPFSISIGARVRLGFNLNSHADFTSEMEQFTAFHQLRRYQHYRDILIVEAFRRLNPHQKNEVAQLVSHLSIKE; encoded by the coding sequence ATGTTGGACCAAAAGAATAAAAACATTGTAATTGCATCTGATCAAGAAATTGCTCATCTGGATGAAATGTTAAGAAATATAGACTCTGATATTGCTATGGGTATGTCTTATGTGAAAAGAATACAAGGAATTACTTTTAATGAATTGAAAAAACGTTTTGGAGGACTTAGTGGAGAAACTTTGAAAAAATATATGCAACAAAGCTATTCATCAATGAGACCAATTCATTTTGTTGCTGCATATTCATGGGTCACTATGGTTCCTCCAACAAGTTTTTACTATGGATTAAAGGTAAAAGAACAATTCCGTGGTATGGATGATAATGCTATTAAAGTGTTAATGTGTATTGGTAGACTATCTTCCAAACAGTTTAACACTATTCTTGATATGATCGAAACGTTGCTTGATAACGATTCAAGACAGGGCTTTTCAATATTCAAGAGAAATACGCAGTCTAAATTTTACAGTAAAGATAAATATGACCAATTATTCCCACCTAGTGTTTTAGATTTACGTGCTTTTGCTATTGATTACTATCGTTCAGTGGCTATTACCATAAAGCGATTTAGAATAGAAAATAATATAACATCATATACGATGGCTAAAGTATTAGGATTATCAAAATATCAATATAGTGTGTTGGAAGACCAGAACAAAACAACTCCATTTTCAATTTCAATTGGTGCCAGGGTTCGCCTTGGATTTAATCTAAACTCTCATGCTGATTTTACAAGTGAAATGGAGCAGTTTACTGCTTTCCACCAACTGAGACGGTATCAGCATTATAGAGATATTCTAATCGTAGAAGCCTTCCGCCGACTCAACCCTCATCAAAAAAATGAAGTGGCTCAATTAGTATCACATCTATCAATAAAAGAGTAG
- a CDS encoding SPFH domain-containing protein, translated as MNIVNILIDNVFTVPVALLIFVLIFLKSSIIFVPQNQAYLIERFGKYLATKEAGLNFLFPFIDKIAAVRSLKEQAVDVPQQGAITKDNISLHVDGVLYFRVLDPYKATYGVDDYIFAVTQLSQTTMRSELGKMELDKTFEERDALNTNIVSAINEAAGPWGIQVLRYEIKDIIPPQSVMEAMEAQMKAERVKRAQILESEGDRQAAINRAEGEKQSIVLSAEADKAEKILRAEGEAKAIIAVANAQAEALRTVGESANTESGQKAIQLELATKAIEAKQAIAKESSMVILPDNATDASSIVAQATSIISQLNKSR; from the coding sequence ATGAATATCGTTAATATTCTGATCGACAATGTCTTCACAGTACCTGTCGCTCTGCTTATCTTTGTTCTCATCTTTCTCAAGTCTTCTATTATTTTTGTACCTCAGAACCAGGCCTATTTGATTGAGCGGTTTGGTAAATACCTTGCAACCAAAGAAGCAGGGTTAAACTTTTTATTCCCTTTTATTGATAAAATTGCTGCTGTTCGTTCATTAAAGGAACAGGCGGTTGACGTACCACAACAAGGGGCGATTACCAAAGATAATATTTCTCTGCATGTCGATGGTGTGCTGTATTTCCGGGTACTTGACCCATATAAGGCCACATATGGTGTCGATGATTATATTTTTGCCGTGACTCAGTTATCGCAAACAACAATGCGTTCTGAGTTAGGTAAGATGGAATTAGATAAAACCTTTGAAGAACGAGATGCTCTCAATACAAATATTGTATCGGCGATCAATGAAGCGGCCGGACCTTGGGGTATTCAGGTATTGCGCTATGAAATCAAAGATATTATTCCGCCACAATCTGTCATGGAAGCAATGGAAGCTCAAATGAAAGCCGAGCGGGTTAAACGTGCTCAGATTTTGGAATCTGAAGGGGATCGTCAGGCCGCGATTAACCGAGCTGAGGGAGAGAAGCAGTCTATCGTTTTATCTGCTGAAGCGGATAAAGCAGAAAAGATACTTCGGGCTGAAGGGGAAGCGAAAGCCATCATTGCTGTTGCGAATGCACAGGCAGAAGCGCTGCGGACGGTGGGTGAATCAGCTAATACTGAAAGTGGTCAAAAAGCTATCCAGCTTGAGCTGGCAACGAAAGCTATCGAAGCCAAGCAGGCGATTGCGAAAGAGTCTTCGATGGTCATCCTGCCTGATAATGCAACCGATGCAAGCTCTATCGTTGCTCAGGCGACATCCATCATTAGTCAATTGAATAAGAGTCGGTAA
- a CDS encoding NfeD family protein, with protein MEFIISHLIQALAVLGLVLLAIEVWVLGLSTFVLLFMGIGLLLTSLSMYIGWIPITWQWALIATTLYTLLTGAVLWPVFKRAQKTPEHKTVQSDLIGHSFFLPEDTAPDKPASYRFSGIEWRLITSEPLAKGTLVEVVSLQVGELFIRAKESDSGIN; from the coding sequence ATGGAATTTATTATATCTCATCTGATTCAGGCACTGGCTGTACTTGGGTTGGTGTTGTTAGCAATAGAAGTCTGGGTGCTGGGACTGAGTACCTTCGTCTTATTGTTCATGGGAATCGGCTTACTGCTTACATCATTGTCAATGTATATCGGATGGATTCCCATCACATGGCAATGGGCACTGATTGCCACCACATTGTATACATTGCTAACGGGTGCTGTATTGTGGCCTGTGTTTAAGCGAGCCCAGAAAACGCCAGAACATAAAACCGTGCAAAGTGATTTGATTGGACACAGTTTCTTCCTTCCGGAGGATACTGCACCGGACAAACCTGCGTCTTATCGTTTTTCAGGGATTGAGTGGCGTCTGATTACCAGTGAACCTTTGGCAAAAGGCACTTTAGTGGAAGTTGTCAGTTTGCAGGTCGGTGAGCTGTTCATTCGGGCAAAAGAGTCTGATTCCGGCATAAATTAA
- a CDS encoding LysR family transcriptional regulator, producing the protein MDLKILRYFLTVANTKNITKAADLLHITQPTLSRQLIVLEENLGVHLFIKEKRSIELTAEGRLLKKRAREILDLADQTSKELVDPNSLISGSVAVGTIESSGSEKLYELMGPFSQEYPNVTFNLYTGSTDDILEKMDQGIIDICMLLDPVDTSKYNVIRLPSNEQWGVLLHVDDELAQKEAVTIQDLCKVPVLLPSRPAVKSEVENWFGKTKYYIKTFGTYNLLPSALLCVEKGLGYPICLNNSLIENHQSICFRPISPAKTIQSVILWKKNRNFNSVTELFVKTVYRHFNASIY; encoded by the coding sequence ATGGATCTGAAAATTCTTCGCTATTTCTTAACTGTTGCAAACACGAAAAATATAACGAAGGCTGCCGATTTGTTGCACATCACTCAACCAACTCTCAGTCGGCAACTCATTGTTCTGGAAGAAAATCTGGGCGTCCACCTGTTTATAAAAGAAAAGCGTTCTATCGAGCTGACAGCTGAAGGTCGACTGCTGAAGAAAAGAGCTCGTGAAATACTGGATCTGGCCGATCAAACCAGTAAAGAGCTGGTCGATCCGAATTCTCTCATTTCAGGTAGCGTTGCAGTCGGTACAATTGAATCATCGGGTTCTGAAAAACTATATGAACTGATGGGACCTTTTTCACAGGAATATCCGAATGTTACGTTTAATCTGTATACAGGTTCTACCGACGATATTCTGGAAAAAATGGATCAGGGCATCATCGATATTTGTATGTTGCTTGATCCGGTCGATACTTCTAAATACAACGTAATCAGACTACCCAGCAATGAACAATGGGGAGTTTTGCTGCATGTTGATGATGAACTGGCCCAAAAAGAGGCGGTAACGATTCAGGATCTCTGTAAAGTTCCCGTGTTACTCCCTTCCCGTCCTGCGGTCAAAAGTGAAGTTGAAAACTGGTTCGGCAAAACCAAATACTATATCAAAACGTTTGGAACCTATAATCTGCTGCCAAGCGCGCTACTGTGTGTCGAAAAAGGGTTGGGATATCCGATTTGCCTGAACAACTCCTTAATTGAAAATCATCAGTCGATTTGCTTCCGCCCGATATCTCCGGCTAAAACCATCCAGAGTGTTATTCTGTGGAAGAAAAACCGTAACTTCAACTCAGTTACCGAACTCTTTGTAAAAACGGTTTACCGCCATTTTAATGCTTCGATTTATTAG
- a CDS encoding carbohydrate porin, giving the protein MKNYSNKTLIKLIAGAVFAVSPYIHAEEAKTSNLTQEEIDQIVKQVKEEVKKDYGFRYSGYFRAGYATTTDGAPQHYALGSVGRFGNEHTGWYDLKFIQKVFDEEGKTVTAAVTLDGNVSLSKASGWFDAPKADGSYLQYSDMYVTTTGFIPALPGSRLWVGKHKLANHEIQMLDWKFHRAKVAGAVGLENIDMGTGFLDIALLREDINVNDSAVNTNFVDFRYRDIPVFGDTTLELAGKYHSPNKTDQQADINFKDAWIATGILKTKFEDGGFNELTLQIGSNSIASNMVKINDANPDYMYIDGGATGYSYRLISQGENYLGSDFIVAHAFVAGFGDDIYSADDKRANADTKFVRTAIRPAYIWDRFNQTGVEVGYFNQSTKANSQTLDESGYKLTAFHALKVKTSMLRSRPEIRFYTTYLKSIENEISEFKFNSGKDDQLTFGVQAEVWW; this is encoded by the coding sequence ATGAAAAATTATAGTAATAAAACACTGATTAAATTAATCGCAGGCGCTGTTTTTGCCGTGAGTCCATATATTCACGCAGAAGAAGCAAAAACCAGTAATTTAACACAGGAAGAGATTGATCAGATTGTTAAACAGGTCAAAGAAGAAGTCAAAAAAGATTACGGCTTCCGTTATTCCGGTTATTTTCGCGCTGGTTACGCAACGACAACCGATGGTGCTCCACAACACTATGCTCTGGGAAGTGTAGGACGTTTCGGTAATGAACATACCGGTTGGTATGATCTGAAATTTATTCAGAAAGTTTTTGATGAAGAGGGAAAAACCGTCACCGCAGCTGTAACTCTGGACGGTAATGTCAGCCTCTCTAAAGCAAGCGGCTGGTTCGATGCACCAAAAGCTGACGGCAGTTATTTACAATACTCAGATATGTATGTAACCACAACCGGCTTTATCCCTGCCCTGCCCGGTTCACGGCTCTGGGTTGGTAAACATAAACTGGCCAACCATGAGATTCAGATGCTGGACTGGAAATTCCATCGCGCCAAAGTTGCCGGAGCTGTCGGTCTGGAAAATATTGATATGGGAACAGGCTTTCTTGATATAGCCTTATTACGGGAAGATATCAATGTCAATGATAGCGCTGTAAATACAAACTTTGTTGACTTCCGTTATCGGGATATTCCTGTATTTGGTGACACAACACTCGAATTAGCTGGCAAATATCATTCGCCAAATAAGACCGATCAGCAGGCTGATATTAATTTTAAAGATGCCTGGATTGCCACTGGTATTTTAAAAACAAAATTTGAAGACGGTGGATTCAACGAATTAACTCTGCAAATCGGTAGCAACTCTATCGCCAGTAATATGGTAAAAATTAACGATGCAAACCCGGATTATATGTATATTGACGGTGGCGCAACGGGATACAGTTACCGTTTAATTAGTCAGGGTGAAAACTATCTGGGCTCAGATTTCATTGTTGCTCATGCGTTTGTTGCCGGATTCGGAGACGATATATACAGTGCAGACGACAAACGGGCTAATGCAGACACCAAGTTTGTCAGAACGGCAATTCGCCCGGCATATATCTGGGATCGCTTCAACCAGACCGGAGTTGAAGTCGGTTACTTTAACCAGTCGACCAAAGCGAACTCACAAACTTTGGATGAATCCGGATATAAACTCACAGCGTTCCACGCACTGAAAGTTAAAACCAGTATGTTGCGTTCTCGCCCTGAAATCCGTTTCTATACCACGTACCTGAAATCGATCGAAAATGAAATTTCCGAGTTCAAGTTCAACAGTGGTAAAGACGACCAGCTGACCTTCGGTGTTCAGGCCGAAGTATGGTGGTAA
- a CDS encoding glycoside hydrolase family 1 protein, whose amino-acid sequence MFYKQLKKFPKNFLWGASTSAFQVEGGWDADGKGPSVQDALGARHDDITDFKVASDHYHRYQEDVRLFAEMGLKSYRFSVAWSRVIPDGQGGVNEKGIEFYNNLIDELLRYNIEPILTLYHFDLPQALEERGGWNNRETIDAFVEYSRLVFERFGDRVKYFLTINEQNVMVLHGNALGAQSTKKESYQQAHHMFLAQALSMKLCHELLDDAKIGPAPNIISVYPETCSPEDVIAADNWMAIRCWLYLDMAYHGEYNSLVWAYLCDRGLEPEFQEGDAEILKGAKPDFISINYYATMTVSASRNDGTDVTHREGDQQIMYGEEGVYRAAVNPHLGKTQYSWLIDPVGFRTTLRAVWDKYRLPIMISENGLGQGDELVDGQVDDQYRIDYLTMHIEQMQLALTDGVEIFAYCPWAAMDLVSTHQGYGKRYGFIYIDRDEFDLKELKRIPKKSYFWYKEFINSNS is encoded by the coding sequence ATGTTTTATAAACAGCTGAAGAAATTCCCCAAAAATTTCCTGTGGGGAGCATCAACATCAGCCTTTCAGGTTGAAGGTGGCTGGGATGCTGATGGAAAAGGCCCTTCAGTGCAGGATGCACTTGGGGCAAGACACGATGATATTACTGATTTCAAAGTCGCTAGCGATCACTATCACCGTTATCAGGAAGACGTACGATTATTTGCTGAGATGGGTCTGAAAAGTTATCGTTTTTCTGTAGCCTGGTCACGGGTCATTCCGGATGGTCAGGGCGGAGTCAACGAGAAAGGTATCGAATTCTATAACAACTTAATTGATGAATTATTACGTTATAATATCGAACCTATTCTGACGCTATATCATTTCGACTTACCTCAGGCGCTGGAAGAAAGAGGAGGCTGGAATAACCGGGAAACAATCGATGCATTCGTTGAATATTCCCGTTTGGTATTCGAACGCTTTGGTGACCGCGTTAAATATTTCCTGACTATTAATGAACAGAATGTCATGGTATTACACGGAAATGCACTTGGCGCACAATCAACGAAGAAAGAATCATACCAACAGGCACACCATATGTTTCTGGCTCAGGCATTAAGCATGAAACTTTGCCACGAACTATTGGATGACGCGAAAATCGGCCCGGCACCGAATATTATTTCTGTTTATCCTGAAACCTGTAGTCCGGAAGATGTTATTGCTGCCGATAACTGGATGGCAATTCGTTGCTGGCTATATCTGGATATGGCTTACCACGGTGAGTATAACAGTCTGGTCTGGGCTTACTTGTGTGACCGCGGTCTTGAACCGGAATTTCAGGAAGGCGATGCAGAAATACTGAAAGGCGCGAAACCTGATTTTATTTCAATCAACTACTACGCAACAATGACTGTATCTGCCAGCCGGAATGATGGCACTGACGTGACTCATCGTGAGGGTGATCAACAGATCATGTATGGTGAAGAAGGTGTTTATCGTGCAGCGGTCAATCCACATCTGGGCAAAACGCAATATAGCTGGCTGATTGACCCGGTTGGATTCAGAACAACACTACGTGCCGTATGGGATAAATATCGTTTACCAATCATGATCTCTGAAAACGGCTTAGGCCAGGGAGATGAACTGGTCGATGGACAAGTTGATGATCAATACCGAATTGATTATTTAACAATGCACATCGAGCAAATGCAATTAGCCCTCACTGATGGTGTCGAGATATTTGCATACTGTCCTTGGGCAGCGATGGATTTAGTCAGCACACACCAGGGTTATGGTAAACGTTACGGCTTTATTTATATTGACCGGGATGAATTTGATTTAAAAGAATTAAAGCGAATCCCTAAAAAAAGCTACTTTTGGTACAAAGAGTTTATTAATTCCAACAGCTAA
- a CDS encoding beta-glucoside-specific PTS transporter subunit IIABC gives MSGKYDDLISDIIDNVGGQSNIADLYHCQTRLRFVLNDFDVVDVEKMKSIQGVTQVVVKGGQCQVIIGTHVKEVFDAIKSKFEFSSDSGNGENPKNNSGLFEKAIDFISGTFSPIIPAIAGAGMVKALLALLLLAGLVTRESQSYYIVNFMADAVFYFLPMLLAYSAATKLKCSPVIATVLGGILLHPSFAHLKSLGDPVEIFNIPVRLVNYGSSVVPILLIVWLQSYVERYLNKIVPNAVKIIFVPMLTIFSVGIVGLTLLGPLGGFVGDYIAVGFNVMQSFGGWTIVFLIATFWPILVMFGIHYSITPLSIAQITTMGVENIIGPGAMLANVTQGVAALIVSRRTTDSSTKQIANSSGITALMGITEPALYGVNIPKKYPLVAGMIGSACGGLYAGLADVYRYATGASGLPAIPLYIGENIWNLFNILIALVIAVVVTGVLTYVLSLKYEKKSQETKEQKNFEKMTDDEIIFNPVKGKVIPLSSVSDEAFASEALGPGIAIEPVEGKVVAPFDCTVVSLLPSKHAVCLESDNGTELLIHVGIDTVSLQGKHFETHVEEGQKVKSGQLLISFDMDAIANAGFSLQTPIIVTNLDGQSKLGYLSSDENHLEINEKLLVLSQA, from the coding sequence TGATTTTGATGTCGTCGATGTTGAAAAGATGAAATCCATTCAAGGCGTAACTCAGGTTGTCGTCAAAGGCGGACAATGTCAGGTAATCATTGGCACGCATGTTAAAGAAGTCTTTGACGCAATCAAAAGTAAGTTCGAATTCTCCAGTGATTCAGGAAATGGTGAAAACCCAAAAAATAATTCCGGATTATTTGAAAAAGCGATTGATTTTATTTCAGGCACATTCAGTCCGATCATTCCGGCAATTGCTGGTGCCGGGATGGTAAAAGCACTGTTGGCGTTACTTCTATTGGCTGGGCTGGTTACTCGTGAATCGCAGTCATACTATATCGTTAACTTTATGGCAGACGCCGTATTCTATTTCTTACCTATGCTGCTGGCTTATTCTGCTGCAACAAAGCTGAAATGTAGCCCGGTGATTGCAACTGTCTTAGGCGGAATCCTCCTTCACCCGAGTTTTGCCCACCTGAAAAGCCTCGGCGATCCGGTCGAAATCTTTAATATTCCGGTCAGACTGGTTAACTATGGTTCATCCGTGGTGCCAATTCTACTGATCGTATGGTTGCAAAGCTATGTTGAGCGCTATCTGAACAAAATCGTACCCAACGCAGTCAAAATCATCTTTGTGCCAATGCTTACCATTTTCTCTGTCGGTATTGTCGGTCTGACACTGTTAGGGCCATTGGGCGGTTTCGTCGGTGATTACATTGCTGTTGGCTTTAATGTCATGCAGTCATTCGGTGGCTGGACGATCGTCTTCCTGATCGCAACCTTCTGGCCGATTCTGGTTATGTTCGGTATCCACTATAGCATCACACCGCTGTCAATCGCCCAGATCACAACCATGGGTGTGGAAAATATTATCGGCCCCGGAGCTATGCTGGCAAACGTAACTCAAGGTGTTGCAGCACTGATCGTCAGCCGCAGAACAACCGATTCATCAACCAAACAGATCGCAAACTCCAGTGGTATCACTGCATTAATGGGGATTACTGAACCTGCACTCTACGGTGTAAACATTCCGAAGAAGTATCCATTGGTTGCCGGTATGATTGGTTCTGCCTGTGGTGGTTTATATGCAGGTTTAGCTGATGTTTATCGCTATGCAACCGGCGCATCAGGTTTACCGGCAATTCCACTGTATATCGGGGAAAATATCTGGAACCTGTTCAATATCCTGATTGCTTTGGTCATTGCTGTTGTTGTAACTGGTGTTCTGACCTACGTCCTGAGCCTGAAATATGAGAAAAAATCTCAAGAGACAAAAGAGCAGAAAAATTTTGAAAAAATGACTGATGATGAAATCATCTTCAATCCGGTTAAAGGAAAAGTCATTCCTCTCTCTTCAGTCAGTGATGAAGCATTTGCCTCTGAAGCACTTGGCCCCGGTATTGCTATCGAGCCCGTAGAAGGAAAAGTCGTTGCTCCTTTTGACTGTACGGTTGTTTCACTGCTGCCATCAAAACATGCTGTCTGTCTGGAATCGGATAACGGAACAGAACTACTGATTCATGTCGGTATCGATACCGTATCCTTGCAAGGAAAGCATTTCGAAACTCATGTTGAAGAAGGTCAGAAAGTTAAATCCGGTCAGCTACTTATCAGCTTTGATATGGATGCCATTGCTAACGCCGGTTTCTCATTGCAGACGCCAATCATTGTGACTAACTTAGATGGACAATCGAAGCTGGGTTATCTGAGTTCCGATGAAAATCATCTGGAGATCAATGAAAAATTATTAGTACTCAGTCAGGCTTAA